DNA sequence from the Myxocyprinus asiaticus isolate MX2 ecotype Aquarium Trade chromosome 3, UBuf_Myxa_2, whole genome shotgun sequence genome:
TACTGGGGtagtttagtgttttgggagaaaataaaatcaaaagtgaatTTTACCCTgtggtgcctttagccctgttgtacccaaCTAATATAAAAATCTGGTTGATCTAATGAAagctaaaaacaaataatttgtactctttaaaagctatttttactattttttttcttttgtctcaAAACACACATTCAGGTGTCAACGGGGGGTCATGATCTTGCATCTGGAGAATTCAGTTATGActccaaaacaaataaatttcgCTTTGTGGAGGACACTACTCACGCAAACAAAACGTCTTATCTGGATGTGCTCTTACATTTTGAAGAGGTAGGCCTGATTaccaattttctctctctctatttctcttccTCTTTCAGTTCGTGATTGCTTTCACTAATTcttgttaacttttttttaatatatataataaaacactttttctttctttctcactcttactcatacaaacacacagggTGTACTTTATGAGATAGACAGCAAAAACGAGAGTTGCAAGAAGGAGACTCTGCAGTTCCGTAAGCATATCATGGAGATTCCAACTGATGCCACTCATGAATCTGAGATCTACATGGGCAGCCCCTCCATCACAGAACAGGGACTTAGAGTCCGGGTGTGGACCGGAAAGTTGCCTGAACTTCATGGTCATTACCTTTTTACTTTCGTGCTTGGTCTCTTTTTGTTTTGAGGCTctttactttaaatgtaattaagatCAAATCTGAAAAGGAAGTTAACCTCACATTTGTTTGCCTAAATAATAAGGGTAATAACTATTTTTTCAACAATTAAaacaagcattattattatttttgggattCTTTTCAGCTCACTACTCCCTGTCAACCACTTCATGCGGCTGTTTGCCGGTTTGCAGCTCCTACTTTGGTGATAAGAAGGACCTTCTTTTCaggtaaatgaagaaaaaaatctgtagCACAGACTGAATGTCTAAAAAACACTAAAAAGAGTGTTATTAAATAGCCTATCGtaagattttagttttttttttttttttgtctatggaTGTCTATGTTTTAATGGATCCTGTCATTTTGTTGAACATATCAATCATACCTTAGTTTCTATGGTGTTGAAACGGAAGTTGATGACCAACAAGTCTTTGTGCCCCCGCCCTACTGTGATGGTGTGGCATTCGAAGAGTCTCCAGACGACCACAGCTTCTTCGACCTGTTCCATGACTGAAAAACAGAAGATGACACACAAACTGCCAAAGATGGctatatacaataataaaaagagcatttaaataaaaatatgtccTGCATCCATCTGTCTTTCTTCAAATCTGTAGCTTCTACGACACTAATTTTATGTCTTTTGCAACTTTGTTTCTTCACTCTAATGAAGTCAATAAAGCTAAGCTTTCACTGAAATCCATTTCAATgtctatttttataaaatattgtaGGATGGAGAAAATAATCATagagcaattaatgcagaaataatacttttttaaagttgtcacttacagtacagtataaatatgataaaaataagTGAACACAAAAAATATCAACACAATAAGTGTCCGTCTCACTACTGCATATGGCCAAAACCACCTAGTAGAGGTAATAGAGGTACTAAGAAAAGTAGTAAGTGCAGTAATTCTGCAGTAATCTAGAATTGATCCTTACACAAAGATGGCAAAAGCTACTAACactaaatttaaaaaacaagttaaaattaGCCAGATAAAAGTGAACTATAATTAAAATCTAAAAGTTTTAAGTGTTTGAAAATATGCACAATGCAGTGACACGAGTTTCATAAAAGGTCATTCatatattatataccatctgtGTTTTATACAGATGAAACACGCTGTGTGGCTCTCAAACTTGGCtttgtactgtattttgttttatcatttgtgtAGATTTTGTGTCCCACACCTTACTTTTGCCCACCCTTAATTTTTAGCTCTGAATTTTCGAGAATTGTAAAACACAGTCTGCAGTAAAGCAAAACGTCATTGGTTCTTGCCGTGTTTATGAACAGCTGTTTCATGCTATTAAAATTATAAGAGGAATGAATACGTTAAATGCTGCACACATGTTGTGATGACATTGATTTTAGCAGGATGAATGGCAAATTAACCGTTTCTTTAAGCTTATTTTGTGCTACAAtggcttttgtttgttttttaatcagaAATATTGAATACTCAAAAGTTCCTTTGTTTATCTGTATTGAATTATGTGCATGCAATATGTATTTGAGGTTGCAAGGTCAATGTCACTGACAGCAATAATGAGAGTTGTGGGAAGCACATTCCAAAACTGCTTACGTATTTTTACAGAGGGATACCTAACCAGCACATCCGTCTCTCTGTGCAAAATGAAGGAAATTTCCCAACTTCAATTGTTAGAGCCTCTTTAATTCGTTCATATTTTCACTTCTTATTTTGTGACGTTTACATTACATtcctaattttttccccatttcacaTATGTAGTTTCATACGCACTCCTGGACAGAGAGATAAAAATTGTAAAGGAATTTATAGTCTAGCTTTCCTCTAAATACTCTTCCTGTGGTTGTGTAATTATTTGTGCttatttttcttttagtttttctgaattgctaaaacactaaaccccattctctgaaccaaatgctcagtggcctaaacccatttgtcgAATCAATTACTCTTTTGGCAAAACCTTAAACAAGTTCAGGTAGTTAGACACCATTTGCAAATCTCATccactctttttgcaaaacttgtgCACAATGACTcaacattttcacacttttttctaatgatgtgatcaaaccaattgtacaaaaTACACAAAGCAGGAAGAcgtgatgctgaggcagaatgaatcTTTCATTAACTTTGATTTTGCAGgtgcaaaacatttttgaatgtactgtaatgtgcttttcatttagagttttctttgttctttgggcttttgcagttggactactgtatttttacagtatgcaag
Encoded proteins:
- the epd gene encoding ependymin gives rise to the protein MRVYVSGPEESEKAMMHPVKLLCVVFSCLCAIAWASSNRQPCHAPPLTSGTMKVVSTGGHDLASGEFSYDSKTNKFRFVEDTTHANKTSYLDVLLHFEEGVLYEIDSKNESCKKETLQFRKHIMEIPTDATHESEIYMGSPSITEQGLRVRVWTGKLPELHAHYSLSTTSCGCLPVCSSYFGDKKDLLFSFYGVETEVDDQQVFVPPPYCDGVAFEESPDDHSFFDLFHD